One window of Mediterraneibacter butyricigenes genomic DNA carries:
- the udp gene encoding uridine phosphorylase has translation MQNYSGDINLQYHTQLRPGDVGEYVILPGDPKRCKKIAEHFEDATLIADNREYVTYTGFLDGVKVSVTSTGIGGPSASIALEELVNCGAHTFVRVGTCGGIDLDVKGGDIVIATGAIRMEGTSKEYAPIEYPAVADIDVVNALRGAGKKLGYTCHTGVVQCKDSFYGQHDPQLMPVSYELMNKWEAWKKMGCKASEMESAALFIVANYRKVRCGSCFLVVGNQERNALGMENPIVHDTEAAITVGVEALKMLIREDLEETNIIASSIS, from the coding sequence ATGCAGAACTATTCAGGAGATATCAATTTACAGTATCATACACAGCTTCGACCGGGAGACGTAGGAGAGTATGTGATCCTACCGGGAGATCCGAAGCGCTGCAAGAAGATTGCAGAACATTTTGAAGATGCAACACTGATCGCGGACAACCGGGAATATGTGACCTATACCGGATTTTTAGACGGAGTAAAGGTCAGCGTGACTTCCACTGGAATCGGAGGCCCGTCGGCTTCTATCGCTTTGGAAGAACTGGTAAACTGCGGAGCCCACACCTTTGTCCGGGTGGGAACCTGTGGCGGAATCGATCTGGATGTAAAAGGCGGTGATATTGTGATCGCAACCGGGGCCATCCGAATGGAAGGAACCAGCAAAGAATATGCGCCGATCGAATATCCGGCAGTGGCAGATATTGACGTGGTGAATGCGCTGCGGGGCGCAGGAAAGAAGTTGGGATACACCTGTCATACAGGCGTGGTACAATGCAAGGATTCGTTCTATGGACAACATGACCCGCAGTTGATGCCGGTATCTTATGAATTGATGAATAAATGGGAAGCCTGGAAAAAGATGGGCTGCAAAGCTTCCGAAATGGAATCGGCAGCATTGTTTATTGTGGCAAATTACCGGAAAGTGCGGTGCGGATCCTGTTTCCTGGTAGTGGGCAATCAGGAGCGTAATGCACTGGGCATGGAAAATCCGATCGTACATGATACAGAAGCAGCCATCACCGTTGGGGTGGAAGCGCTGAAGATGCTGATCCGGGAAGACTTGGAAGAAACCAATATCATAGCAAGCTCAATAAGCTAA
- the hisH gene encoding imidazole glycerol phosphate synthase subunit HisH, giving the protein MIAIIDYDAGNIKSVEKALISLGQEVCVTRDADEILQADKVILPGVGAFGDAMEKLHRYGLVDVIRKVVEKKTPFLGICLGLQLLFERSDEASGVEGLGILKGEVLKIPAAEGLKIPHMGWNSLQLKHNGKLFQNLGEETYVYFVHSYYLKAEDPSIVKATTEYGVSIDASVEQENVFACQFHPEKSSDAGLQILKNFIEL; this is encoded by the coding sequence ATGATAGCAATCATAGATTATGATGCGGGGAATATCAAGAGTGTAGAAAAGGCACTGATTTCTCTGGGACAGGAAGTATGTGTGACCAGAGATGCCGATGAAATTTTACAGGCAGATAAGGTGATCCTTCCGGGAGTGGGGGCTTTCGGGGATGCCATGGAGAAACTCCACAGATACGGTCTTGTGGACGTGATTCGAAAGGTGGTGGAAAAGAAGACACCTTTCCTGGGAATCTGCCTGGGGTTACAGCTTTTGTTTGAACGAAGCGATGAAGCATCCGGTGTGGAAGGATTGGGAATCTTAAAGGGAGAGGTACTGAAAATTCCGGCGGCAGAAGGATTGAAAATCCCGCATATGGGATGGAATTCCCTGCAACTGAAACATAATGGGAAATTGTTTCAGAACTTAGGTGAGGAAACCTACGTTTATTTTGTGCATTCTTATTATCTGAAAGCAGAGGATCCGTCCATTGTAAAGGCTACGACGGAATATGGGGTATCCATCGATGCGTCGGTAGAGCAGGAAAATGTATTTGCATGTCAGTTCCATCCGGAAAAAAGTTCGGATGCGGGACTTCAGATTTTGAAAAATTTTATTGAGCTTTAA
- the hisF gene encoding imidazole glycerol phosphate synthase subunit HisF encodes MFTKRIIPCLDVNDGRVVKGVNFVDLKDAGDPVEIAKAYDKAGADELVFLDITASSDARETVVDMVRKVAECVFIPFTVGGGIRTVDDFRALLREGADKISINSSAINNPQLIRDAADKFGSQCVVVAIDAKRREDGSGWNIYKNGGRIDMGIDAVEWAQKVESLGAGEILLTSMDSDGTKAGYDLELTRKIAESVSIPVIASGGAGKLEHFKEALTEGKADAALAASLFHYKELEIREVKEYLRKEGVSVRL; translated from the coding sequence ATGTTTACGAAAAGAATTATTCCCTGTCTGGATGTAAATGACGGAAGGGTAGTAAAAGGTGTGAATTTTGTGGATCTGAAAGATGCCGGAGATCCGGTAGAGATTGCAAAAGCGTATGATAAAGCGGGCGCAGATGAACTGGTATTTCTGGATATTACGGCTTCTTCTGATGCGAGAGAAACCGTGGTTGATATGGTGCGGAAAGTGGCCGAGTGCGTGTTTATTCCGTTTACCGTGGGCGGAGGAATCCGGACGGTCGATGATTTCCGTGCGCTGTTACGGGAAGGCGCAGATAAGATTTCCATCAATTCTTCTGCGATCAACAATCCGCAGCTGATCCGGGATGCGGCAGACAAATTCGGAAGCCAGTGTGTGGTTGTGGCAATCGATGCCAAACGACGGGAAGACGGAAGTGGCTGGAACATTTATAAAAACGGTGGCCGGATCGACATGGGGATTGATGCCGTAGAATGGGCACAGAAGGTAGAATCTCTGGGTGCCGGGGAAATCCTCCTGACCAGTATGGACAGTGACGGAACCAAGGCGGGTTATGATCTGGAACTGACAAGAAAGATTGCAGAGAGTGTTTCGATTCCGGTGATTGCATCCGGAGGAGCCGGAAAGCTGGAACATTTTAAAGAAGCATTGACCGAAGGAAAAGCAGATGCCGCACTGGCAGCATCCTTGTTCCATTATAAGGAACTGGAGATCCGGGAAGTAAAGGAATATCTGCGGAAAGAAGGCGTCTCGGTACGGTTGTAG
- a CDS encoding uracil-DNA glycosylase, with the protein MAGINGDWYEALKGEFKKPYYRKLFDTVNQEYRTQQIFPPAQDIFNAFHLTPLKDVKVVILGQDPYHNVGQAHGLCFSVQKGVKIPPSLVNIYQELHDDLGCTIPHHGCLTKWAQQGVLMLNTVLTVRAHQANSHHGIGWEEFTDAAIMALNGQDRPIVFILWGSPAQRKAQMLTNPNHLILKAPHPSPLSAYRGFFGSRPFSKTNQFLEAHGVEPIDWQIED; encoded by the coding sequence ATGGCAGGGATCAACGGAGACTGGTATGAGGCTTTGAAAGGAGAATTTAAAAAGCCCTATTACCGCAAATTATTTGATACGGTGAATCAGGAGTACCGAACGCAACAGATTTTTCCACCGGCGCAGGATATTTTTAACGCATTTCATCTGACTCCGTTAAAAGATGTGAAGGTAGTGATTCTGGGGCAGGATCCGTATCATAATGTAGGACAGGCACATGGTCTTTGCTTTTCCGTACAAAAAGGGGTGAAGATTCCGCCATCCCTGGTCAATATTTATCAGGAACTTCATGACGATCTGGGGTGTACGATTCCACACCATGGATGTCTGACAAAATGGGCACAGCAGGGAGTCCTGATGCTGAACACCGTGTTGACAGTTCGTGCCCATCAGGCCAATTCCCACCATGGAATCGGCTGGGAGGAGTTTACGGATGCTGCGATTATGGCATTAAACGGACAGGATCGTCCTATTGTCTTTATTCTCTGGGGAAGTCCGGCGCAGAGAAAAGCACAGATGCTTACCAATCCGAACCATTTGATTCTGAAAGCACCGCATCCCAGTCCGCTGTCTGCTTATCGTGGCTTTTTCGGCAGTCGGCCGTTCAGTAAGACCAATCAGTTCTTAGAGGCACATGGTGTGGAGCCGATTGACTGGCAGATCGAGGATTGA
- a CDS encoding heavy metal translocating P-type ATPase, translating to MDRKIKRDGIVTGIGAVLFVAVFFLNRALGFADQVLLICYLAAYIPTAFSAYRTVIKHIKEWKIFDEHFLIVLATIGAFLVGEYAEAEAVMLFFQLGKFLEAVSLEKSKRSIEKYMDIKPTYANRIVRGKEFQIDPKHLKIGHVIVIKPGERIPVDAVVTSGNSTIDTKALTGEAVPRAVKTGDKLYSGSINLTGALEARVAKEYQDSTVAKILDLVEKASERKGEHETFAERFTKWYTPIVTLLAFAVMLIPAFTFAKDDLYPWIYRGLIVLVAALPCGLMVSVPLAFFGGISSAARQGILIKAVGLLEDLTKVDTFVFDKTGTLTEGQFSVAEICPRRMGPEELLEKIAYAESYSNHPIAYSLREAYEKPIEKKRLKWVREFAGYGVKATLDGQEVLVGNQKFLNQNQIFCPKTGKSGTGVHLAVDGEYEGYILIRDELREDTSDTIRELRKRQMSLVMLTGDNEQVAKEIGRKLKIDYIYANLLPEDKVEQVEEFLESEMGEEKLACVGDGLNDAPVLARADIGIAMGGLGSDAAIEAADIVLMEDEPYQIITALNIARETVRAVKQNMFFAIGIKVILLILAAIGYVSMKNAIIADMAVMILTLLNSFWTIRYSES from the coding sequence ATGGACAGAAAGATTAAGCGAGACGGAATTGTAACAGGAATCGGGGCGGTGTTGTTTGTTGCTGTTTTTTTTCTGAACAGGGCGTTGGGATTTGCGGATCAGGTGCTTTTGATCTGTTATCTTGCGGCTTATATTCCTACGGCGTTTTCGGCCTATCGAACCGTGATAAAACATATAAAAGAATGGAAAATTTTTGATGAGCATTTTCTGATCGTCCTTGCGACCATCGGCGCATTTCTGGTGGGGGAATACGCAGAGGCCGAGGCGGTGATGCTCTTCTTTCAACTTGGCAAGTTTTTGGAAGCGGTGTCTCTGGAAAAGAGCAAGCGTTCCATTGAAAAATATATGGATATCAAACCAACCTACGCTAATCGGATCGTACGCGGAAAAGAATTTCAAATCGATCCCAAACATTTGAAAATTGGGCATGTGATCGTAATCAAGCCGGGGGAACGGATTCCGGTAGATGCTGTGGTGACTTCCGGTAACAGTACCATTGATACCAAAGCTCTGACTGGAGAAGCAGTTCCGCGCGCAGTGAAGACCGGCGACAAACTTTACAGCGGCTCTATCAATCTGACCGGTGCGCTGGAAGCGAGAGTGGCAAAAGAGTACCAGGATTCTACGGTTGCAAAGATTCTGGATCTGGTGGAAAAAGCCAGTGAGAGAAAGGGGGAGCATGAAACCTTTGCGGAGCGTTTTACAAAATGGTATACACCGATCGTTACGCTTCTGGCATTTGCGGTCATGCTGATTCCGGCATTTACTTTTGCAAAAGATGATCTGTATCCCTGGATTTACCGTGGATTGATCGTCCTGGTAGCGGCGCTTCCCTGTGGGCTGATGGTGTCGGTTCCGCTGGCATTTTTCGGTGGGATCAGTTCGGCTGCAAGACAGGGAATCCTGATAAAAGCTGTGGGGCTTTTAGAAGATTTGACAAAAGTAGACACCTTTGTATTTGACAAGACGGGTACCCTGACTGAGGGACAGTTTTCTGTGGCAGAGATCTGTCCGCGGAGGATGGGGCCGGAAGAATTGTTGGAAAAGATTGCTTATGCGGAAAGTTATTCCAATCATCCGATTGCCTATTCGCTTCGAGAGGCCTATGAGAAGCCGATAGAAAAGAAACGGCTGAAATGGGTGCGTGAGTTTGCAGGATATGGTGTGAAGGCTACTCTGGATGGGCAGGAAGTATTGGTTGGAAATCAGAAATTCCTGAATCAGAATCAGATTTTCTGTCCGAAGACGGGAAAATCAGGAACCGGCGTGCATCTTGCGGTGGACGGAGAATATGAGGGATACATTCTGATCCGGGATGAATTAAGAGAAGATACATCGGATACGATCCGGGAGCTGAGAAAACGTCAGATGTCTCTGGTCATGCTGACGGGAGACAATGAACAGGTGGCAAAAGAGATTGGCAGAAAGTTGAAAATAGACTATATTTACGCCAATCTTTTGCCGGAAGATAAAGTGGAACAGGTAGAAGAATTCCTGGAAAGCGAAATGGGAGAAGAAAAACTGGCCTGTGTGGGGGATGGATTAAATGATGCTCCGGTACTGGCACGGGCGGATATCGGAATTGCCATGGGTGGTCTGGGTTCGGATGCCGCAATCGAAGCAGCGGATATCGTCCTGATGGAAGATGAGCCTTATCAGATCATAACCGCATTGAATATTGCAAGGGAAACTGTGCGTGCAGTGAAGCAGAATATGTTTTTTGCCATAGGGATCAAAGTAATTCTGTTGATACTGGCGGCAATCGGATATGTGTCCATGAAAAATGCGATCATTGCGGATATGGCGGTGATGATCCTGACGCTCTTAAATTCGTTCTGGACGATCCGATATTCGGAATCGTGA
- a CDS encoding tetratricopeptide repeat protein, whose protein sequence is MKEKKYEEAITSFETAIEKEQNESEAFRGVGIAQYELGNYEDALTAFNQALEFEDAVKTPTIYNLMGICSMKLTDYQGAVNNFNAGILVSENEKKIRQVTRRREKRKIQIIQKF, encoded by the coding sequence TTGAAAGAAAAAAAATATGAGGAAGCAATCACCAGTTTTGAGACGGCAATTGAGAAAGAGCAAAACGAATCCGAAGCATTTCGTGGTGTGGGAATCGCACAGTATGAACTGGGTAATTACGAAGATGCACTGACGGCGTTTAATCAGGCGCTGGAATTCGAGGATGCGGTAAAGACCCCTACGATTTACAATCTAATGGGAATCTGTTCCATGAAATTGACGGATTATCAGGGGGCTGTCAATAATTTTAATGCAGGTATCCTTGTAAGTGAGAATGAGAAAAAAATAAGACAGGTGACGCGGAGACGGGAAAAGAGGAAGATACAGATTATACAGAAGTTCTGA
- a CDS encoding 4'-phosphopantetheinyl transferase family protein, whose product MKLSVLSIPSWDFLTESVSCSSLKKEEIRVYLLHSPDCPVPDCHDKFLPHVQAHLLTQKLLSSLEGLIEDQIRLEKGPHGKPFLPNSNLSFSLTHSGEWVAACFSREYSVGIDLEHKRLPVVSDEFTKDLAKKERLIRRFFHPLEVSAWEKLPDSLKLNWFYRYWTMKEALLKGTGTGLSVPTDNFCLVPGENCQSAYWIARAQEPSDPSYHNWRLCPLSLPAVPDPEILVGSLAFCPRSH is encoded by the coding sequence TTGAAATTATCTGTTCTTTCCATTCCCTCCTGGGATTTTTTAACTGAATCTGTATCCTGTTCTTCTCTGAAAAAAGAAGAAATCCGTGTATATCTGCTGCACAGTCCGGATTGTCCTGTCCCTGACTGTCATGACAAATTTCTTCCACATGTACAGGCACATCTTCTTACCCAAAAGCTTCTTTCCTCTCTGGAAGGACTTATCGAAGATCAGATCCGGCTCGAAAAAGGCCCTCACGGAAAACCTTTTCTTCCCAACAGTAATCTTTCTTTCAGTCTGACGCATTCCGGAGAATGGGTCGCTGCCTGCTTTTCCAGAGAGTATTCTGTCGGAATCGATCTGGAACATAAACGTCTTCCTGTTGTCTCCGATGAATTCACAAAAGATCTTGCAAAAAAAGAACGCCTGATCCGACGTTTCTTTCATCCTCTCGAAGTATCTGCCTGGGAAAAACTCCCGGATTCACTCAAACTGAACTGGTTTTATCGTTACTGGACCATGAAAGAAGCTCTGCTGAAAGGCACCGGAACCGGCCTATCTGTACCTACTGACAATTTCTGTCTGGTTCCCGGAGAAAATTGCCAGTCTGCATACTGGATCGCGAGAGCTCAGGAGCCCTCGGATCCTTCTTATCACAACTGGCGGCTCTGTCCGCTGTCTCTTCCTGCGGTACCCGATCCGGAAATTCTGGTCGGAAGTCTGGCTTTTTGTCCACGCTCCCATTAA
- the hflX gene encoding GTPase HflX, protein MGYEIEEVEERVILVGVADGVMKETEDSLDELKELVRTAGATVCGSLLQKREAVHPGTYIGKGKIQELKFLLFETEATGIVCDDELSPAQMSNLERELDCKVMDRTLLILDIFAQRAISSEGKIQVELAQLRYRASRLAGLGSSLSRLGGGIGTRGPGEKKLEMDRRLIRSRITQLKKQLEEVRAHREIIHAKRGRSNLKTAALVGYSNVGKSTCLNELTGSDILADDMLFATLDTTTRVLTLPDKQEVLLTDTVGFIQKLPHHLVEAFKSTLEEVLYADIIIHVVDVSNPRMEEQMHVVYETLRELGVNGKPVITVFNKQDRLEESVHIKDLNADRTVETSAHTGEGLEELKEALSEILRADQIYVERLFPYDQAGRIQLIRKEGQLLKEEYKENGIEVKAYVPKELYTKVTGIE, encoded by the coding sequence ATGGGGTATGAGATAGAAGAAGTAGAAGAGCGAGTGATCCTGGTGGGGGTTGCGGATGGCGTCATGAAAGAGACGGAAGACTCTCTGGATGAATTAAAAGAATTGGTGCGAACAGCCGGAGCCACTGTTTGCGGAAGCCTTTTACAGAAACGGGAGGCAGTCCATCCGGGCACCTATATCGGAAAGGGAAAGATTCAGGAATTGAAGTTCCTGCTCTTTGAGACAGAGGCAACAGGGATTGTATGCGATGATGAGCTGTCGCCGGCACAGATGAGTAATCTGGAGCGGGAACTGGACTGCAAGGTCATGGATCGGACACTGTTGATCCTAGATATTTTTGCACAGCGGGCGATCAGCAGCGAGGGAAAGATTCAGGTAGAACTGGCGCAGCTTCGATATCGAGCATCCAGACTTGCGGGGCTCGGAAGTTCCCTGTCCAGACTGGGCGGAGGGATCGGAACCAGAGGTCCGGGAGAAAAGAAACTGGAGATGGACAGACGACTGATCCGAAGCCGAATCACACAGTTGAAAAAGCAGTTGGAGGAAGTCCGGGCACACCGGGAGATCATCCATGCGAAACGAGGCAGATCCAATCTGAAAACAGCAGCACTGGTGGGGTACTCCAATGTGGGAAAAAGCACCTGTTTAAATGAACTGACCGGTTCAGACATTCTGGCGGATGACATGTTATTTGCTACACTGGATACGACCACAAGGGTTCTGACCCTTCCGGATAAGCAGGAAGTCCTTCTGACAGATACCGTAGGCTTTATTCAAAAACTTCCGCACCATCTGGTAGAAGCATTTAAAAGTACGTTAGAGGAAGTACTGTATGCGGACATTATCATTCATGTGGTGGATGTTTCCAATCCGAGAATGGAAGAGCAGATGCATGTAGTCTATGAAACTCTGAGGGAGCTGGGGGTAAATGGAAAACCGGTGATCACTGTTTTTAACAAACAGGATCGACTGGAAGAATCGGTACACATCAAAGATCTGAATGCGGATCGGACCGTGGAAACCTCGGCGCATACCGGAGAAGGGCTGGAAGAACTGAAAGAAGCCCTGTCTGAGATCCTGAGAGCAGATCAGATCTATGTGGAACGATTATTTCCTTATGACCAGGCAGGACGGATCCAATTGATCCGAAAAGAAGGTCAGCTTCTGAAAGAAGAATATAAGGAGAATGGAATTGAAGTCAAAGCCTATGTTCCGAAAGAATTATACACAAAAGTAACAGGAATCGAGTAA
- a CDS encoding MATE family efflux transporter yields the protein MTENEVKSETKNELGTEQVGKLIAKFSIPATISMLVSSLYNIVDQIFIGQGVGLLGNAATNIAFPISIICTATALLLGIGSASNYNLETGAGEDKKACRIMGSGLAALVIGGVCIAVIVLLFLNPLLHVFGVTEEVLPYALDYTGITAFGIPFLILTTGGNHMIRADRNPTYSMTCMLSGAIINTILDPLFIFGFHWGIKGAAWATVIGQIFSGLMVIVYFVKFKNLNLKKEMLRPRLVYLSPIFSLGMASCINQIAMAVVQITMNNVLRYYGAASSYGAEIPLACAGVISKVNMVFMAICIGISQGCQPIIGYNYGGKDYKRVLETLRKSIVLIFGIGCVFFLCFQLFPRQIIGIFGGGEEAYFRFAERYFRIYMFLTFVNGLHPLISGGFTSIGKARLGAVVSLTRQILFLLPLIVIFPIFFGIDGVMYAGPIADAAAFAVAVVFGIREVRKMKAV from the coding sequence ATGACAGAAAATGAAGTGAAAAGCGAAACGAAAAATGAACTGGGAACGGAACAGGTTGGAAAACTGATCGCAAAATTTTCCATTCCGGCGACCATCAGCATGCTGGTTAGCTCCCTCTATAATATTGTGGATCAGATTTTCATCGGACAAGGCGTGGGCCTTCTGGGAAATGCAGCCACCAACATTGCATTTCCAATCAGCATTATCTGTACGGCGACTGCCCTGCTTCTGGGGATTGGAAGCGCATCCAATTACAATCTGGAAACAGGAGCAGGGGAAGATAAGAAAGCGTGTCGGATCATGGGAAGCGGTCTGGCGGCTCTGGTAATAGGCGGGGTGTGCATTGCGGTGATTGTATTGCTGTTTTTGAATCCATTGCTGCATGTGTTCGGTGTGACAGAAGAAGTGCTGCCATATGCATTGGATTATACCGGGATCACGGCTTTCGGAATTCCGTTTCTGATTTTGACAACAGGCGGAAATCATATGATCCGTGCAGATCGAAATCCGACCTATTCCATGACCTGTATGCTGAGCGGCGCGATCATCAATACGATTCTGGATCCACTGTTTATTTTCGGATTCCACTGGGGAATCAAAGGAGCAGCCTGGGCTACAGTGATCGGACAGATTTTTTCGGGATTGATGGTGATCGTCTATTTCGTGAAATTTAAGAATCTGAATCTGAAAAAAGAAATGTTGCGGCCGAGACTTGTGTACCTGAGTCCAATTTTCTCTCTGGGAATGGCGTCCTGTATCAATCAGATCGCAATGGCAGTAGTTCAGATCACCATGAACAATGTGTTGCGATATTATGGGGCGGCTTCTTCTTATGGAGCGGAAATCCCACTGGCATGTGCGGGAGTCATCTCGAAAGTAAATATGGTCTTCATGGCAATCTGTATCGGAATCTCACAGGGATGCCAGCCGATCATTGGGTATAACTATGGAGGAAAAGACTATAAACGGGTTCTGGAAACCCTGCGGAAGTCTATTGTGTTGATCTTCGGGATTGGATGTGTGTTTTTTCTTTGCTTTCAGTTATTTCCAAGACAGATCATCGGAATCTTCGGAGGTGGAGAAGAAGCCTATTTTCGGTTTGCGGAGCGATATTTCCGGATTTATATGTTCCTGACCTTTGTAAATGGATTGCATCCGTTGATTTCAGGAGGATTCACTTCAATCGGAAAAGCCAGACTGGGTGCGGTGGTTTCCCTGACCAGACAGATCTTGTTCCTGCTGCCATTGATCGTGATCTTCCCAATCTTTTTCGGAATAGACGGAGTCATGTATGCAGGACCGATTGCAGATGCAGCGGCCTTTGCCGTGGCGGTAGTTTTTGGGATCCGGGAAGTGCGGAAGATGAAAGCAGTGTGA
- a CDS encoding DMT family transporter produces MSTQKTNACLFLAALIWGLAFVAQQMGMDYLEPFSFNGIRFLIGSVILLPVIFYSDQKRKLYLKEVPPLDKKLLLIAGLWCGIPLAFASAVQQIALVYSPAGKVGFLTAMYILVVPILGIFFRKKITPNIWIGVLIAVAGMYLLCMSGGFTLTKGDSFAIFCAFIFALQIMAIDHYSPKTDVLRLACLEFFIASVINLFFAFLLETPTLSGISHAILPLLYTGVLSSGVAYTLQVVAQKYAQPTIAALLMSLESVFSVLGGWLILHQNLSLRETFGCVLMFAAIILAQLPEKK; encoded by the coding sequence ATGAGTACACAAAAGACAAATGCCTGCCTGTTTCTGGCTGCCCTGATCTGGGGACTTGCTTTTGTAGCACAACAGATGGGTATGGATTATCTGGAACCCTTTTCCTTCAACGGAATCCGCTTCCTGATCGGATCCGTTATCCTTCTTCCGGTTATCTTTTATTCTGACCAAAAACGAAAACTTTATCTCAAAGAAGTTCCGCCACTTGATAAAAAACTTTTACTGATTGCCGGTCTATGGTGCGGAATTCCTCTTGCATTTGCTTCTGCAGTCCAGCAGATTGCGCTGGTATATTCTCCGGCCGGAAAAGTCGGTTTCCTGACCGCCATGTATATTCTGGTGGTTCCGATCCTGGGAATCTTTTTCCGCAAAAAAATCACCCCGAATATCTGGATCGGGGTGCTGATTGCCGTAGCCGGTATGTATCTGCTCTGTATGTCCGGGGGCTTTACATTAACAAAAGGTGATTCCTTCGCCATTTTCTGCGCATTTATCTTTGCACTGCAGATCATGGCAATCGACCACTATTCCCCAAAGACCGACGTCCTTCGTCTGGCCTGTCTGGAATTTTTTATTGCTTCTGTGATCAATCTATTCTTTGCGTTTCTTCTGGAGACGCCGACTCTGTCAGGGATCTCCCATGCGATCCTTCCGCTGCTTTACACCGGAGTATTGTCCAGCGGTGTCGCCTATACCCTTCAGGTGGTAGCCCAGAAATATGCTCAGCCTACGATCGCAGCCTTGCTGATGAGTCTGGAATCCGTCTTTTCCGTACTGGGTGGATGGCTGATCCTGCATCAGAATCTGTCCCTGCGCGAAACCTTCGGTTGTGTGCTGATGTTTGCGGCGATTATACTGGCGCAGTTGCCGGAGAAAAAGTAA
- the ymfI gene encoding elongation factor P 5-aminopentanone reductase → MKKNVWITGASRGIGRACALAFADGEHRLFLNGFHSADPLMELCHTLTEKETECIPLIGDISDSRQVQEMYAQIEANCDGIDILINNAGIAHFGLLCDLSDEDWDRIIRTNLSSVFYTCRAVLPSMISKKSGKILNVSSMWGRVGASCEVAYSASKAGVQGLTQALAKELAPSNIQVNAVACGVIDTDMNARLSETDRKNLAEEIPAGRFARPEEVANFLYDLSRSPEYLTGQVIGFDGGYI, encoded by the coding sequence ATGAAAAAAAATGTATGGATCACCGGTGCTTCCAGAGGAATCGGGCGTGCCTGCGCACTTGCCTTTGCTGACGGAGAACACCGTTTATTTTTAAATGGATTTCATTCCGCAGATCCGTTAATGGAACTCTGCCACACACTGACCGAAAAAGAAACGGAATGTATCCCGCTGATCGGAGATATCAGCGACTCCAGACAGGTTCAGGAGATGTATGCACAGATTGAAGCGAACTGCGATGGAATTGATATTCTGATCAACAATGCCGGGATCGCACACTTCGGACTGTTGTGTGATCTAAGCGATGAGGACTGGGATCGCATCATCCGCACCAATCTGTCTTCCGTATTTTATACCTGTCGCGCAGTCCTTCCTTCCATGATCAGCAAAAAATCCGGGAAGATCCTGAATGTATCCTCCATGTGGGGAAGAGTCGGTGCTTCCTGCGAGGTGGCATATTCCGCTTCCAAAGCCGGTGTACAGGGTCTGACTCAGGCTCTGGCAAAAGAACTGGCCCCCAGCAACATTCAGGTCAACGCTGTTGCCTGCGGAGTCATTGATACCGATATGAATGCACGTCTTTCCGAAACGGACCGGAAAAATCTGGCAGAAGAAATCCCGGCCGGACGATTTGCACGCCCGGAAGAAGTCGCAAACTTTTTATACGATCTGTCCCGCTCGCCCGAATATTTAACCGGGCAGGTGATTGGATTTGACGGTGGTTATATTTAA
- a CDS encoding HD domain-containing protein gives MIDKAIEFATKVHEGQFRKGTSRPYIVHPIEVSDIVATMTEDEEIISAAVLHDTIEDCESVTAEVLEREFGPRVAGMVALESEDKSKTWKERKGATIRFIKTAPREVQMIGLADKLSNMRDIDRDYPVHGEELWNRFRMKSKQAIAWYYKGVRDSLKDTFAGVPAYEEYCRLVVKNFGENEEHEPE, from the coding sequence ATGATTGATAAAGCCATTGAATTTGCGACAAAAGTACACGAAGGTCAGTTTAGAAAAGGAACCAGCAGACCCTATATCGTGCATCCCATCGAGGTCAGCGATATCGTGGCAACGATGACAGAAGACGAGGAAATCATCAGCGCAGCAGTTCTTCATGATACGATTGAGGACTGCGAATCGGTGACGGCGGAGGTTCTGGAACGGGAATTTGGCCCGCGGGTTGCGGGAATGGTTGCTTTGGAGAGTGAGGATAAGTCCAAGACCTGGAAAGAGAGAAAAGGAGCGACGATCCGGTTCATCAAAACGGCACCCCGAGAGGTTCAGATGATCGGACTGGCGGACAAGCTTTCCAACATGAGGGATATCGACCGGGACTATCCGGTCCATGGAGAAGAGTTATGGAATCGATTTCGGATGAAGAGCAAACAGGCAATCGCCTGGTATTATAAAGGGGTCAGAGATTCTTTGAAGGATACATTTGCAGGAGTTCCGGCGTATGAAGAATACTGCAGGCTTGTGGTGAAAAATTTCGGGGAGAATGAAGAGCATGAGCCGGAGTAA